The following proteins are co-located in the Clostridiales bacterium genome:
- a CDS encoding translation initiation factor IF-3 produces the protein MLIISKDNQINEEIRDKELRVIDSDGTQLGIISLDEALNLAFEKKLDLVNIAPTAKPPVCKILDYGKYRYELQKKEKEAKKKQKITQVKEIRLSTFIEEHDLVVKANNAKKFLKEGDKIKVSLRFKGREKDYASKGQAVMAKFAEVISEVGVIEKKPEFEGRSLIMILAPKTDK, from the coding sequence GTGCTAATCATTAGCAAGGACAATCAGATCAACGAAGAAATTCGTGATAAAGAATTAAGAGTAATCGACAGCGACGGAACACAATTGGGCATTATAAGCCTGGATGAAGCATTGAATCTGGCCTTTGAAAAAAAGTTGGATCTTGTTAATATTGCTCCGACAGCAAAACCGCCTGTTTGCAAGATTCTTGATTACGGAAAATACAGGTATGAGCTTCAGAAGAAAGAAAAAGAAGCCAAAAAGAAGCAGAAGATCACGCAGGTGAAGGAAATTCGCCTTAGCACTTTTATTGAAGAGCACGATCTTGTGGTGAAAGCCAATAACGCTAAAAAATTCCTGAAGGAAGGCGACAAAATTAAAGTAAGCCTTCGTTTTAAGGGAAGAGAAAAGGATTATGCAAGCAAAGGGCAGGCTGTTATGGCCAAATTTGCCGAAGTAATATCTGAAGTTGGTGTTATTGAAAAGAAGCCTGAATTTGAAGGTAGAAGTTTGATCATGATTTTAGCCCCAAAAACGGATAAATAA
- a CDS encoding CoA transferase subunit B, which translates to MADIKGIIAARVAKELKDGDVVNLGIGLPTMVANFIPEGVDITFQSENGFLGLGPAPIQGEEDIDLVNAGAQYVTVKPGACFFDSAASFGIIRGGHVDATILGSLEVDEHGNLANWIVPGKMVPGMGGAMDLVVGAKKVIIAMQHTNKGKHKILKECTLPYTAVGVVDLIITEMGVMEITSSGVLLKELHPDYTLEQIREATGCELTVSSDLKPML; encoded by the coding sequence ATGGCAGATATAAAGGGAATCATAGCTGCGAGAGTGGCGAAGGAACTCAAGGATGGAGATGTTGTAAATCTTGGGATCGGTCTGCCTACCATGGTAGCGAACTTCATCCCCGAAGGCGTAGATATCACCTTTCAGTCAGAAAATGGCTTTCTTGGTCTGGGACCCGCTCCAATACAGGGAGAAGAGGACATCGATCTTGTGAATGCCGGTGCCCAATATGTTACAGTGAAACCCGGTGCCTGCTTTTTTGACAGCGCTGCCTCATTCGGAATCATTCGGGGAGGGCATGTGGATGCAACGATTCTAGGGTCCCTGGAGGTTGATGAGCATGGGAATCTCGCAAATTGGATTGTACCGGGGAAAATGGTCCCTGGGATGGGCGGTGCCATGGATCTGGTGGTAGGTGCAAAGAAAGTAATCATCGCAATGCAGCATACCAATAAAGGGAAACACAAGATTCTAAAAGAGTGCACACTGCCTTATACTGCTGTCGGCGTGGTTGATCTCATCATCACTGAGATGGGCGTGATGGAGATTACTTCGTCAGGTGTATTGCTCAAGGAACTGCATCCGGATTACACTCTGGAGCAGATCAGAGAAGCAACGGGTTGTGAACTGACAGTCAGTTCTGATCTGAAGCCGATGCTGTAA
- the rpmI gene encoding 50S ribosomal protein L35 → MAKAKMKSHRGASKRFKLTGTGKVKRNKAYKSHILTKKTAKRKRGLRKATLLTSADHKRIKSVLNV, encoded by the coding sequence ATGGCAAAAGCAAAAATGAAGTCTCATAGAGGAGCAAGCAAAAGATTTAAGTTGACCGGTACCGGCAAAGTAAAGAGAAATAAGGCATACAAGAGCCACATTCTTACAAAGAAGACTGCCAAGAGAAAAAGAGGTTTAAGAAAAGCTACACTTCTTACCAGTGCAGATCACAAGAGAATCAAGTCCGTATTGAACGTGTAA
- a CDS encoding 3-hydroxyacyl-CoA dehydrogenase family protein has translation MREIKKIVIAGAGTMGASMAATFAKFGYQVTLYDLFPEALSKAKKLIALNQETEVTEMILSKAESEKLLGRIEYSADIHCFKEADFAVEAILERMEVKQNFWAEISDIVDEDVILATNTSGLSITKIAESVFNPGRFLGMHWINPPHIIPLIEVIKGAYTTDESAEIVRDIAVKVKKKPVIVKDAPGFVLNRIQLAILRECLHIQQQGIASAEAIDDVMKYGLGLRYACLGPFQVSDLGGLDIFQNIASYLFEDLSDAKESFGLLRECVDQNRLGVKSGAGFYDYSDGRDEEIIKYRDQMFTRLSKCLYE, from the coding sequence ATGAGAGAGATAAAGAAAATTGTGATAGCCGGTGCTGGAACCATGGGTGCTTCCATGGCTGCGACCTTTGCAAAATTTGGCTATCAGGTCACGTTATATGATCTTTTCCCCGAAGCTTTATCAAAAGCAAAGAAGTTGATCGCATTGAATCAGGAAACAGAAGTCACTGAAATGATTCTCTCCAAAGCAGAGTCGGAAAAGCTCCTTGGAAGGATCGAATACTCAGCGGATATCCACTGTTTTAAAGAAGCTGATTTTGCGGTGGAAGCCATACTCGAGAGGATGGAAGTGAAACAGAATTTCTGGGCTGAGATTTCCGATATCGTCGATGAGGATGTAATCCTTGCGACCAATACCTCCGGTCTTAGCATCACAAAAATTGCAGAATCAGTGTTCAATCCCGGCAGGTTCCTTGGGATGCACTGGATTAATCCTCCGCACATTATTCCTTTGATTGAGGTAATAAAGGGAGCATATACGACAGACGAAAGTGCCGAAATCGTCAGGGATATTGCGGTTAAAGTGAAGAAAAAACCTGTGATTGTAAAGGATGCACCGGGATTCGTGCTCAATCGAATCCAACTGGCCATTCTTCGGGAGTGTCTCCATATCCAGCAGCAGGGCATCGCGAGTGCAGAAGCGATAGACGATGTAATGAAATATGGTCTGGGTTTGCGCTACGCATGCCTTGGTCCCTTTCAAGTCTCTGATTTAGGAGGACTGGATATTTTTCAGAACATCGCATCCTATCTTTTTGAAGACTTGTCCGATGCCAAGGAAAGCTTTGGACTGCTCCGGGAGTGCGTTGACCAGAACCGGCTAGGGGTCAAGAGCGGTGCAGGATTTTACGATTATTCCGACGGGAGGGACGAGGAAATCATAAAATACCGCGATCAAATGTTCACACGGCTTTCAAAATGCCTTTATGAATAG
- a CDS encoding aminotransferase class III-fold pyridoxal phosphate-dependent enzyme, whose protein sequence is MSNIKEQGLKYNLYSWSAQKKINPMVVSKAEGIYFWDEDGKKYFDMSAQLVNSNLGHGHPKLIQAIKDQAEKMAFMGPGYSVDVRSEAAQKIVELSGLEGAKVFFTNAGAEANENAIKFAKAYTGKWKIFSAYRSYHGATFGASALTGEPRRFIAEPGVPGFIKFDGPYAYRAPKACNFKSEEEVTEFYLELLENQVLYEGPDQIAAIFFETVVGSNGILIPPKGYYEGVRALCDKHNIVLVFDEVMAGFYRTGSAFAFHQFGVKPDLVTFAKGSTCGYVPLGGVILSEKIAATFDEKKMFNGLTYSAHPMGCATAIATIDAYKEEKIAENVAAQGKVLAEILDEFEKKHACVGQVRHIGLFSCVELVKSKETREAIVPFNNDKEGLMPKIVGMLKVEGFSTYSHENMVLVCPPLNITEAELREAMAILDKVLDSVDNMIK, encoded by the coding sequence ATGTCAAACATTAAAGAACAGGGCTTGAAATATAACCTTTACTCCTGGAGTGCTCAGAAAAAGATTAATCCTATGGTAGTATCCAAAGCAGAAGGCATTTACTTCTGGGATGAAGACGGAAAGAAATACTTCGATATGTCCGCTCAGCTCGTAAACTCAAACTTAGGCCACGGTCATCCAAAACTCATCCAGGCAATTAAAGACCAGGCTGAAAAAATGGCTTTCATGGGCCCTGGATACTCCGTTGACGTTCGTTCCGAAGCAGCGCAGAAAATCGTTGAATTATCCGGTCTTGAAGGTGCTAAGGTATTCTTCACAAACGCTGGTGCAGAAGCGAATGAAAATGCAATCAAATTTGCCAAAGCTTACACTGGAAAATGGAAGATTTTTTCCGCTTACAGAAGCTACCACGGCGCTACCTTTGGAGCAAGTGCACTGACAGGTGAACCAAGAAGATTTATTGCAGAACCAGGCGTTCCCGGCTTTATTAAATTTGACGGCCCCTATGCTTACAGAGCTCCAAAAGCCTGCAACTTCAAGTCAGAAGAAGAAGTAACAGAATTCTACCTTGAATTGCTGGAGAATCAGGTGCTGTATGAGGGACCAGATCAGATCGCTGCAATCTTCTTTGAAACAGTTGTAGGTTCCAACGGCATTCTGATTCCGCCTAAAGGATACTACGAAGGAGTAAGAGCACTCTGCGACAAGCACAACATCGTGCTCGTATTTGATGAAGTAATGGCTGGATTCTACAGAACTGGATCAGCGTTTGCATTCCATCAGTTTGGTGTTAAGCCAGATCTTGTGACCTTCGCAAAGGGTTCAACCTGCGGATATGTTCCACTGGGTGGCGTTATCTTATCCGAAAAGATCGCTGCGACCTTCGACGAGAAGAAGATGTTCAACGGACTTACTTACAGCGCTCATCCAATGGGCTGCGCTACAGCAATTGCTACAATTGATGCATATAAAGAAGAAAAAATCGCTGAAAATGTAGCTGCTCAGGGCAAAGTTCTTGCTGAAATTCTTGATGAATTTGAAAAGAAGCATGCATGTGTAGGACAGGTAAGACACATTGGACTATTCAGCTGCGTTGAACTTGTTAAGAGCAAGGAAACACGTGAAGCGATCGTACCTTTCAACAACGACAAAGAAGGCCTCATGCCTAAAATCGTCGGTATGCTGAAGGTTGAAGGCTTCTCCACATACTCCCACGAGAACATGGTTCTGGTTTGCCCTCCTCTTAACATCACAGAGGCAGAATTAAGAGAAGCAATGGCAATTCTGGATAAGGTTCTTGATTCTGTAGACAACATGATTAAATAA
- a CDS encoding 3-hydroxybutyrate dehydrogenase, protein MGKEKVSIVTGAASGIGFAVASAFAEDGMKVVMADVNEEKLKAAANTLGCDYYAADLSSREACKGLVDYTLKTHGKTDILVNVAGIQNVAAIEDFPEDRWDFMISLMLTAPFLLTKYVWNSMKEQQWGRIINLNSIHGLVASEYKAAYVSAKHGLMGLTKTAALEGGPYGITVNSICPAYVRTPLVDDQIEAQALNHGISKEEVVSKIMLQKSAIKTLLEPSTIAEVVKFLCSDAGNNITGSALTIDGGWTAA, encoded by the coding sequence ATGGGAAAGGAAAAGGTCAGTATTGTCACAGGAGCGGCGAGCGGGATAGGCTTTGCTGTCGCCAGTGCCTTCGCAGAAGATGGCATGAAGGTTGTGATGGCAGACGTAAATGAAGAGAAGCTGAAGGCTGCCGCAAACACACTTGGATGCGATTATTATGCTGCAGATCTAAGCAGTCGCGAAGCTTGCAAGGGGCTTGTTGACTATACGCTGAAGACCCACGGAAAAACAGACATTCTGGTCAATGTTGCCGGAATACAAAATGTAGCCGCTATCGAGGATTTTCCTGAAGATCGTTGGGATTTTATGATTTCTTTGATGCTTACGGCGCCATTTTTATTAACGAAGTATGTATGGAATTCAATGAAGGAACAGCAATGGGGAAGAATTATCAACCTAAATTCCATTCACGGTTTGGTGGCATCCGAATATAAAGCCGCCTATGTATCTGCAAAACATGGCTTGATGGGATTAACAAAAACAGCAGCATTGGAGGGAGGCCCCTACGGGATCACCGTCAACTCCATCTGCCCGGCTTATGTCAGAACACCTCTGGTGGATGATCAGATTGAGGCACAGGCCTTGAATCATGGCATCTCCAAAGAAGAAGTTGTCTCGAAAATAATGCTTCAAAAGTCCGCAATAAAAACGTTACTAGAACCCTCAACTATTGCAGAAGTCGTTAAATTTCTCTGCTCCGATGCGGGGAATAATATAACTGGTTCTGCCTTGACCATCGATGGAGGTTGGACTGCAGCGTAA
- the lexA gene encoding transcriptional repressor LexA, which produces MEPLKDRERKILTYMKEEIKRKGYPPTVREMCTALGIKSTSTTHKDLENLELKGYIKKDPSKPRALMVIDPESENEAASVKASSVLPQTENLERRDVIDIPVVGRIAAGTPILADQNIDDTIPVPSRFLSKGNNFMLTVKGESMVEAGIMDGDYILVHQQNTANNGDIVVAMIDGFESEATVKTFYREKGHFRLQPENQLMSPIIVSDVKILGLVKGVFRYL; this is translated from the coding sequence ATGGAACCGCTTAAGGATCGTGAACGAAAGATACTCACATATATGAAAGAAGAAATAAAAAGGAAGGGATATCCGCCTACTGTTCGAGAGATGTGCACTGCACTGGGGATTAAATCCACTTCAACCACTCATAAGGATCTGGAAAACCTGGAATTGAAAGGGTATATCAAGAAAGACCCATCAAAGCCCAGAGCACTGATGGTGATTGATCCAGAATCTGAAAATGAAGCTGCCTCCGTAAAGGCTTCATCCGTTCTTCCACAAACAGAAAATTTGGAACGAAGAGATGTTATTGATATTCCTGTGGTAGGCAGGATCGCAGCGGGAACACCGATTCTCGCGGATCAGAATATTGACGATACCATACCCGTACCCTCCCGTTTCCTTTCCAAAGGAAACAACTTTATGCTTACCGTTAAAGGGGAAAGCATGGTTGAAGCTGGAATCATGGATGGTGATTATATCTTGGTACATCAACAGAATACGGCAAACAACGGAGATATCGTTGTTGCTATGATCGACGGCTTTGAAAGCGAAGCGACAGTAAAGACCTTTTATCGTGAAAAAGGACATTTCAGACTTCAGCCGGAAAATCAGCTGATGAGCCCAATTATTGTGAGCGATGTTAAGATACTGGGACTGGTAAAAGGAGTTTTCCGATATCTATAG
- a CDS encoding CoA transferase subunit A — protein sequence MINKIKTAAEAVEPIKDGAVIMVGGFMATGAPEILIDALAAKGVKHLTVICNDAGVPGRGVGKLLSNGQIKTLIASHVGLNPEVAQRMNSENEEDKLACILVPQGTLAERIRAAGAGLGGFLTPTGVGTIVAEGKQVIHAGGRDYLLELPLKADFALIRGSVSDEFGNTVYNEATRNFNPMMATAADHVIVGTCSIVRVGEIDPNHVVTPGIFVDTIVGGEKPWQI from the coding sequence ATGATCAATAAAATAAAAACCGCAGCAGAAGCGGTAGAGCCGATAAAAGATGGTGCAGTGATCATGGTTGGGGGCTTTATGGCAACAGGAGCCCCTGAAATCCTCATTGATGCGCTGGCGGCGAAAGGTGTTAAGCACCTGACGGTGATCTGCAACGATGCAGGTGTTCCCGGAAGAGGGGTTGGAAAGCTCCTGAGCAATGGACAGATTAAAACGCTGATTGCATCTCACGTGGGGTTAAACCCTGAAGTGGCACAGCGAATGAATTCAGAAAATGAAGAGGATAAGCTTGCCTGCATTCTGGTACCACAGGGTACTTTGGCGGAGCGGATTCGTGCAGCAGGCGCAGGGCTGGGTGGTTTTCTGACACCGACAGGTGTGGGAACCATTGTTGCCGAAGGGAAGCAAGTCATCCATGCAGGTGGACGAGATTATTTGCTTGAACTGCCTCTGAAAGCTGATTTTGCCCTGATCAGAGGATCTGTTTCCGATGAGTTCGGCAACACCGTCTATAACGAAGCCACAAGAAACTTCAATCCGATGATGGCCACTGCGGCAGATCACGTTATCGTGGGGACATGCAGCATCGTAAGGGTTGGGGAGATTGATCCCAATCATGTGGTGACGCCAGGTATTTTTGTCGATACAATCGTGGGAGGTGAAAAACCATGGCAGATATAA
- a CDS encoding GntP family permease: protein MLGVIGIIISLGLLMYLAYKGWSVIILAPLLALLAAAFAIFDGGSVHLLATYTESFMVNLANYVKNYFPIFLLGALFGKVMDDSGAAKSIAVFISEKIGKGKEIWAVVLSCAIITYGGVSLFVAAFAIYPIGAALFKEADIPKRLLPPAIALGAFTFTMTAIPGTPQIQNAIPMKYFGTDAFAAPILGIVAAVIMLLGGMFWLTSRLTKARALGEGYGEHGDSHLHGTDTTNLPSFTVSILPILFVLVGNFILSKQVFPNIDAAYLETDYKTTLTAVLGSWSLIISLIVGVLLAIGLNYKRFDDIRRCLREGVQGSFLAIMNTASEVGYGNVIKGLAAFSIVAAGMTSISANPLIGEAISSSVLAGITGSASGGLSIALETFSETFMARAAEQGISPEVLHRVASVACGGLDTLPHNGAVITLLGITGMTHKQCYANIGMCTVVIPTFAVIAIIILGSFGVV from the coding sequence ATGTTAGGTGTTATTGGTATTATCATTTCATTAGGACTTTTAATGTATCTTGCTTATAAAGGCTGGTCCGTCATTATTTTGGCGCCACTTCTGGCGCTTTTGGCGGCTGCCTTCGCAATTTTCGACGGGGGCAGCGTTCATCTTCTTGCTACATATACTGAGAGCTTCATGGTGAATCTGGCCAACTACGTAAAGAATTATTTTCCAATTTTCCTGCTGGGCGCTTTGTTTGGCAAGGTGATGGATGATTCGGGAGCAGCAAAGTCCATCGCCGTATTTATATCTGAAAAAATAGGGAAAGGAAAGGAAATCTGGGCTGTTGTTTTATCTTGTGCAATCATAACCTATGGGGGGGTATCTCTGTTTGTTGCGGCCTTTGCCATTTACCCCATCGGCGCTGCTTTGTTCAAGGAAGCAGATATTCCTAAGAGGCTTCTGCCTCCCGCCATCGCATTGGGTGCTTTTACCTTCACGATGACTGCAATTCCTGGAACACCGCAGATTCAGAATGCGATTCCCATGAAATATTTTGGAACAGACGCTTTTGCCGCACCGATTCTCGGCATAGTAGCTGCAGTCATTATGCTGCTAGGCGGAATGTTCTGGCTGACTTCACGGCTGACCAAGGCAAGAGCGCTGGGAGAGGGCTACGGTGAACATGGAGATTCTCATCTTCATGGCACCGATACGACGAACCTTCCTTCCTTTACCGTATCAATACTGCCCATTTTGTTCGTTCTTGTAGGCAACTTCATCCTGTCAAAACAGGTATTTCCCAATATTGATGCGGCTTATCTCGAAACAGATTATAAAACAACCCTTACCGCGGTATTGGGAAGCTGGAGCTTGATTATCTCCCTGATCGTCGGAGTCCTTCTGGCCATCGGATTGAATTATAAGCGCTTTGATGATATCCGCAGATGCCTGAGAGAGGGTGTTCAGGGTTCCTTCCTGGCCATCATGAATACAGCATCTGAGGTAGGGTATGGAAATGTTATTAAAGGTCTTGCTGCCTTCAGCATCGTTGCGGCAGGAATGACAAGCATATCTGCTAACCCTTTGATTGGTGAGGCAATTTCGTCCTCGGTGCTGGCAGGAATCACCGGCTCGGCATCAGGTGGGCTGAGCATTGCGCTGGAGACCTTCAGTGAAACCTTTATGGCACGTGCCGCAGAACAGGGAATCAGTCCCGAAGTACTTCACCGAGTTGCATCTGTAGCCTGCGGAGGTCTGGATACGCTTCCGCATAATGGTGCTGTTATAACGCTTCTTGGTATCACCGGAATGACCCATAAGCAGTGCTATGCAAATATCGGAATGTGTACTGTTGTAATTCCCACGTTTGCTGTGATCGCGATCATCATTCTCGGATCCTTTGGAGTGGTATAG
- a CDS encoding aldehyde dehydrogenase family protein: MSVNYAEYVAGLVAKGHAAQKIAEGFSQEKVDQLTAAVAYALTQPDVALKFGEMLVEESGMGIPADKQAKMFGKVKGSYYQMKGQKSVGLVEVDEKMGMEKYAKPMGVIGAIIPVTNGEATPVVKSLMALKTRNSIILAPHPKARNTNWAVTEMIRSVLKKFDAPEDLVQAVGPDFVSIETSGELMKQVDFILATGGTPMVRQAYSSGNPAIGVGTGNVVTIVDGTTDMDDVAALIVRSKTFDNATSCSTENNIIVFEECYDAFVEAMAKKGAVLFKDGSEEKAKLLKAIWPESPANHDLNRHIVAQPAAKIAEMAGIEVPEGTKMLMAEENAGFGNEFPFTGEKLSPVAGVRKAKDFDDAVEKMMSILDYQGKGHSCGIHTTIDERVTKLGELVPVCKVCVNAPQSLTNSGSWTSGFPMSMTLGCGTWGHNSISHNATWKDLLNFTYVSRPIPSYQPKDEDLFDEEIRNAFK; this comes from the coding sequence ATGTCAGTAAATTACGCAGAATATGTAGCAGGTTTGGTTGCCAAAGGACATGCTGCTCAGAAGATCGCAGAAGGCTTTTCTCAGGAAAAAGTCGACCAGTTGACAGCAGCAGTTGCTTATGCATTAACTCAGCCTGACGTTGCTCTTAAATTTGGTGAAATGCTTGTTGAAGAATCCGGAATGGGTATCCCAGCAGACAAGCAAGCCAAGATGTTTGGTAAAGTTAAGGGTTCATATTATCAGATGAAGGGACAAAAGTCCGTAGGTCTGGTTGAAGTAGATGAAAAAATGGGCATGGAAAAGTATGCGAAACCCATGGGCGTTATCGGTGCGATCATCCCCGTTACAAACGGAGAAGCCACTCCAGTTGTTAAGTCTCTCATGGCTCTTAAAACAAGAAATTCCATCATCCTTGCTCCCCATCCAAAAGCAAGAAACACAAATTGGGCAGTTACAGAAATGATCAGAAGCGTATTAAAGAAATTTGATGCTCCGGAAGATCTTGTTCAGGCAGTAGGCCCTGATTTTGTAAGCATTGAAACATCCGGCGAACTGATGAAGCAGGTAGATTTCATCCTTGCAACAGGTGGTACTCCCATGGTTCGTCAGGCATACTCCTCCGGAAACCCAGCAATCGGTGTTGGAACCGGAAACGTAGTAACCATCGTTGATGGAACTACCGATATGGACGACGTTGCTGCACTGATCGTCAGATCCAAGACATTTGACAACGCCACCTCCTGCTCCACAGAGAACAATATTATTGTTTTCGAAGAGTGCTACGACGCATTCGTAGAAGCAATGGCGAAAAAAGGCGCTGTTCTGTTCAAGGACGGATCCGAAGAAAAGGCAAAATTGCTTAAAGCAATCTGGCCCGAAAGCCCAGCGAACCATGATCTGAACAGACACATCGTGGCTCAGCCAGCTGCTAAAATCGCTGAAATGGCTGGAATCGAAGTTCCTGAAGGAACAAAGATGCTGATGGCTGAAGAAAACGCTGGATTTGGTAACGAATTCCCCTTCACTGGTGAAAAGCTCTCCCCTGTTGCCGGCGTTAGAAAAGCAAAAGATTTCGACGATGCAGTAGAAAAGATGATGAGCATTCTTGATTATCAGGGCAAAGGACACAGCTGCGGTATCCATACCACAATTGATGAAAGAGTAACCAAACTCGGCGAGCTCGTTCCTGTTTGTAAAGTCTGCGTCAACGCTCCACAGTCTCTGACAAACAGCGGTTCTTGGACTTCCGGATTCCCGATGTCCATGACCCTTGGCTGCGGTACTTGGGGACACAACAGTATCTCCCACAACGCTACTTGGAAGGATCTTCTGAACTTCACTTATGTTTCAAGACCGATTCCTTCTTATCAGCCAAAAGATGAAGATCTGTTCGACGAAGAAATCAGAAACGCATTTAAATAA
- a CDS encoding PAS domain-containing protein: MANGKNALSDLSIDELIPILDSISDAIFIDDAQGFTIWINKASEELYKIKRKDIIGKHVSFLESEGIFTPSVARLVMEQKKEITIIHENKDGKRLLTTGIPIVDAKNKMSKIITTTHDITELINLQNELESVQNKLSGLNAQEGFSDIIANSPSMYNVIQLTRRLSDVDSTVLITGESGVGKGVIAKLVHENGNRKEFPFVKINCGAIPENLIESELFGYESGAFTGSRKNGKKGLFETAEKGTIFLDEISELPLNLQVKLLQVIQEREITRVGGVESIPINVRIISATNRDLLALVRQGKFREDLYYRLNVVPISIPPLRERPEDIIPMIRIFLNQNNKKMKEHKEIDSKAIAILMKYPWPGNVRELQNIIERLMITTKGTNIHPENLPSFIIESASIPEPAASAEGKSLKEALDHAEREILLKAAEKHKTTRAIAKVLGVSQPTVVRKLQKYHLTEKVEISDL; this comes from the coding sequence ATGGCAAACGGCAAAAATGCCCTTTCCGACCTTTCAATCGATGAATTGATTCCCATCCTCGACAGCATCAGTGATGCGATCTTTATCGACGACGCCCAGGGTTTTACGATCTGGATCAACAAGGCTAGCGAAGAGCTATATAAAATCAAACGCAAAGACATTATAGGAAAACATGTTTCTTTTCTGGAAAGCGAAGGAATCTTCACGCCCTCTGTTGCCAGGCTGGTTATGGAGCAAAAAAAGGAAATAACGATCATACATGAGAATAAAGATGGAAAGCGGCTGCTGACCACAGGGATCCCCATCGTTGACGCAAAGAATAAGATGAGCAAAATCATTACAACGACCCATGACATCACAGAGCTTATCAATCTGCAAAATGAACTGGAAAGCGTACAGAACAAGCTATCTGGACTCAATGCACAGGAAGGCTTCAGTGATATTATTGCAAATAGTCCTTCAATGTACAACGTGATCCAATTGACCCGGAGACTTTCCGATGTAGATTCCACTGTTTTGATCACTGGAGAATCCGGTGTGGGCAAAGGTGTTATTGCCAAGCTGGTTCATGAAAATGGAAACCGCAAGGAATTTCCTTTTGTCAAGATAAATTGCGGGGCAATTCCGGAAAACCTCATTGAATCAGAACTCTTCGGGTATGAGAGCGGTGCCTTTACCGGATCAAGAAAAAACGGCAAAAAGGGCCTCTTTGAAACAGCGGAAAAAGGAACGATCTTTTTGGATGAAATCTCTGAGCTGCCTCTGAATCTTCAGGTCAAACTGCTTCAGGTCATCCAAGAACGCGAAATTACCCGGGTTGGAGGTGTGGAAAGCATACCCATCAACGTCAGAATTATTTCAGCCACAAACAGGGACCTTCTCGCACTTGTTCGTCAGGGAAAATTCAGAGAAGACCTTTATTATCGTTTAAACGTAGTACCCATCAGCATTCCCCCGCTGAGGGAGCGGCCAGAGGACATCATACCTATGATTCGTATCTTTCTGAACCAGAACAATAAGAAAATGAAGGAGCATAAGGAGATTGATTCCAAGGCCATAGCAATTTTGATGAAATATCCCTGGCCGGGAAACGTCAGAGAACTTCAGAACATCATTGAGCGCCTAATGATTACAACAAAAGGGACAAATATTCATCCTGAAAACCTGCCGAGTTTTATTATAGAATCAGCCAGCATTCCCGAACCTGCTGCATCTGCGGAGGGAAAAAGCCTAAAGGAAGCCCTTGACCACGCAGAAAGAGAAATTCTGCTGAAAGCCGCCGAAAAACACAAGACAACAAGAGCCATAGCCAAGGTTCTTGGTGTCAGCCAACCAACAGTTGTGCGCAAGCTCCAAAAGTACCATCTCACAGAGAAGGTTGAAATATCAGATCTTTAA